In a genomic window of Nocardia fluminea:
- a CDS encoding MlaD family protein, translating into MLKRLLGSQAFMSIAGVAVLVALVIGGYFVAFDPLKKTESYCALMPDAIGLYPGNHVTMRGMDVGEVTAVRNEGAKVRVEFEVDAEFPVYSDASATTVAYSVAADRNLAVLTSGKTAPPLAGGCITRTLTPKSITETLTALASLSDQLSGGTAGAPSALSDGLSSLNRATEGTGPTVNELIHKLGSAMNKPDADIGHLAGLFDAFASVSNRVAANWGDLQTMLVRLAPLLNMASDDLLGPATSLFDGLGEVLPMLNDIAVILGDPLIGALDDTVPLVKMLRANVGTLSEIVAKMPALASAFRSATDPAGGTAITYAPPKVALPAGEADQVCGAVNELIPGQCPDPAQGLADVNLVQVVLGMAGAR; encoded by the coding sequence ATGCTGAAACGACTACTCGGATCGCAGGCGTTCATGTCGATCGCCGGTGTCGCGGTGCTCGTGGCGCTGGTGATCGGTGGCTACTTCGTGGCTTTCGATCCGCTGAAGAAGACCGAATCCTATTGCGCGCTCATGCCCGACGCGATCGGCCTCTACCCGGGCAATCACGTCACCATGCGCGGCATGGATGTGGGCGAGGTGACCGCGGTGCGCAACGAGGGCGCCAAGGTGCGGGTCGAATTCGAGGTCGACGCCGAATTCCCGGTCTACTCCGACGCGTCCGCGACCACGGTCGCGTATTCGGTCGCGGCGGACCGCAATCTGGCGGTGCTGACCAGCGGCAAGACCGCGCCGCCGCTGGCGGGCGGCTGCATCACCAGAACACTGACCCCCAAGAGCATCACCGAAACCCTCACGGCCCTGGCGAGCCTGTCCGATCAGCTCTCCGGCGGTACCGCGGGTGCGCCGAGTGCCTTGTCCGACGGCCTGTCCTCGCTGAACCGCGCCACCGAGGGCACCGGCCCCACGGTCAACGAGCTCATCCACAAACTCGGCTCGGCGATGAACAAGCCCGACGCCGACATCGGCCATCTCGCCGGGCTTTTCGACGCGTTCGCCTCGGTGTCGAACCGGGTCGCCGCCAACTGGGGTGACCTGCAGACGATGCTGGTCCGGCTGGCGCCGCTGCTCAACATGGCCTCCGACGACCTGCTCGGCCCCGCCACCTCGCTGTTCGACGGTCTCGGCGAGGTGCTGCCGATGCTCAACGACATCGCCGTCATCCTCGGCGACCCGTTGATCGGCGCGCTCGACGACACTGTCCCGCTGGTGAAGATGCTGCGCGCCAACGTCGGCACGCTGAGCGAGATCGTGGCGAAGATGCCCGCGCTCGCCTCCGCCTTCCGCAGTGCCACCGATCCCGCGGGCGGCACCGCGATCACCTACGCCCCGCCGAAGGTCGCCCTGCCCGCCGGTGAGGCCGACCAGGTCTGCGGCGCGGTGAACGAGCTGATTCCCGGGCAGTGCCCCGACCCGGCGCAGGGACTGGCCGATGTGAATCTCGTGCAGGTCGTGCTGGGAATGGCAGGTGCTCGATGA
- a CDS encoding MlaD family protein, whose product MQPLKKLAGMFAGDRPIPDEAGKRARELRMGIIGLSLVVLFIIAAGVVYVVPLGKHTYTAELSEAQSVREGDDVRLAGISVGSVTSLELKPDKVLMQFTVNNDVFVGDQTSLDVRMLTVVGGHYVALYPAGSKPLGDKAIPADRIRLPYSLIETFQDATAPLAAVDGDTVRNNLAAVNSAITTSPEALRTTLDTVGKYVDMLDRQRSQVSKSIAVVDEYIAMYDDAKSDLGRLMDNVNLLEDLLLSKRAELAEAVRLLTSVVNRLAGLAPTYESSLKPQVQALADALPRLQELGGRLEPVIGTVGALQTKLSQLTTPEAGVVVDQSSARVCVPLPGKAC is encoded by the coding sequence ATGCAACCGCTGAAGAAGCTCGCCGGGATGTTCGCCGGTGATCGCCCGATCCCCGACGAAGCGGGCAAACGCGCACGGGAACTGCGGATGGGGATCATCGGCCTGAGCCTGGTGGTGCTGTTCATCATCGCCGCGGGCGTGGTCTACGTGGTGCCGCTGGGCAAGCACACCTACACCGCCGAGCTCAGCGAAGCGCAGTCGGTGCGCGAGGGCGACGACGTGCGCCTGGCCGGCATCTCGGTCGGCAGCGTCACCTCGCTGGAGCTGAAGCCCGACAAGGTGCTCATGCAATTCACCGTGAACAACGATGTCTTCGTGGGTGATCAGACATCCCTGGACGTCCGCATGCTCACCGTGGTCGGCGGTCACTACGTGGCGCTCTACCCCGCGGGTTCGAAGCCGCTGGGGGACAAGGCGATTCCGGCTGATCGAATCCGGTTGCCCTACAGCCTGATCGAGACCTTCCAGGACGCGACCGCACCGCTGGCCGCCGTCGACGGCGACACCGTGCGCAACAACCTGGCCGCCGTGAACTCCGCGATCACGACCTCGCCGGAGGCACTGCGCACCACGCTCGACACCGTCGGCAAGTACGTCGACATGCTCGACCGGCAGCGCAGCCAGGTGTCGAAGTCGATCGCCGTCGTCGACGAGTACATCGCCATGTACGACGACGCCAAGTCCGATCTGGGCAGGCTGATGGACAACGTCAACCTGCTCGAAGACCTGTTGCTGAGCAAACGGGCCGAGTTGGCCGAAGCGGTGCGACTGCTCACCTCGGTCGTGAATCGCCTGGCCGGTCTCGCGCCGACCTATGAATCCTCCCTGAAACCGCAGGTGCAGGCCCTGGCCGACGCCTTGCCGCGACTGCAGGAGCTCGGCGGCCGGCTCGAGCCCGTCATCGGGACCGTGGGTGCGCTGCAGACGAAGCTGTCGCAGCTGACGACTCCCGAAGCCGGTGTCGTGGTCGACCAGTCGAGCGCCCGCGTGTGCGTTCCGCTGCCAGGGAAGGCGTGCTGA
- a CDS encoding MlaD family protein — protein MKIRGTALRLGVFSLVMVAILGMVFTLIKRPVDGDTNAHDVLFTDANGLKVGNDVRMFGVQVGKIEKIGLEGDKAKVAITVKTDTPIYDNSKLAIRYQNLTGQRYIDLQQAPNPGKTIAAGARIGANMTVPSFDVTSLFSGLKPVLATLSPEAINQFTASMLAVIEGDGTGLGPALTAIDQLASYADDRQQVISTLIHNLSELSERHGGKVGHLVPLLARLTDIFEAMQRNIGGVAQFAMTAPSVLAPVDRLLASLGLAEGGGADVDAMIRALFPNPQEAVEVFGKLPGLLATVDASLARGFADFTPHCSNGAAEVPAPLQVLIAGQKVTVCNR, from the coding sequence ATGAAGATTCGCGGAACCGCGCTGCGCCTCGGCGTCTTCAGCCTGGTGATGGTCGCCATCCTCGGCATGGTGTTCACCCTGATCAAGCGCCCGGTCGACGGTGACACCAACGCCCACGACGTCCTGTTCACCGATGCCAACGGCCTCAAGGTCGGCAACGACGTGCGGATGTTCGGCGTGCAGGTGGGCAAGATCGAGAAGATCGGCCTCGAAGGCGACAAGGCCAAAGTCGCGATCACGGTCAAGACCGACACCCCGATCTACGACAACTCCAAGCTGGCCATCCGCTACCAGAACCTCACCGGCCAGCGCTATATCGACCTGCAGCAGGCGCCGAACCCGGGCAAGACCATCGCGGCGGGCGCGCGCATCGGCGCGAACATGACCGTCCCGTCCTTCGACGTGACCAGTCTTTTCAGCGGCCTCAAGCCGGTGCTCGCCACGCTCTCGCCGGAAGCGATCAACCAGTTCACCGCGAGCATGCTCGCCGTGATCGAGGGTGACGGCACCGGTCTCGGCCCCGCGCTCACCGCGATCGACCAGCTCGCGAGCTACGCCGACGACCGTCAGCAGGTGATCAGCACGCTGATCCACAACCTGTCGGAGCTGTCCGAACGCCACGGCGGCAAGGTCGGCCACCTGGTGCCGCTGCTGGCCCGGCTCACCGACATCTTCGAGGCGATGCAACGCAATATCGGTGGTGTCGCGCAGTTCGCGATGACCGCGCCCTCGGTGCTGGCGCCGGTGGACCGGTTGCTCGCCTCGCTGGGCCTGGCCGAGGGTGGCGGCGCCGATGTGGACGCGATGATCCGCGCGCTGTTCCCGAATCCACAGGAAGCCGTCGAGGTGTTCGGCAAGCTCCCCGGTCTGCTGGCCACGGTCGACGCCTCGCTCGCGCGCGGGTTCGCCGACTTCACGCCGCACTGCAGCAACGGCGCCGCCGAGGTGCCCGCGCCGCTGCAGGTGCTGATAGCCGGACAGAAGGTCACCGTATGCAACCGCTGA
- a CDS encoding MlaD family protein: MPNYGMPGVAADRRTSRLTGVIILSVIAAIALAALTYTNLRAEDGLRIALHTEHLGDGISAGSQVRVDGVTVGEVAEVTPGERGTQQIALLLDTERLVGIDDSLAIDYAPTNLFGIAEIELRRGAGGSPLREGAVLDLTGPNGDRVYDATMSAILRSLSQVGMTVTSPQMATVISQLAADFKAFTPLVQALITVARTIADNQDVMPSELFGKLGPAFDGGGEFASATMKVIDQLSDIRVTQVDKERYDIGVGVIGGSILPALTTTVSTAGGHFAETTDMLAPMLLALAQMSPNPHRTGADLTALLQNLRGAMPDGPDGPVLNLDVELSGVPGIAVPLFGKAGGR, from the coding sequence ATGCCCAACTATGGAATGCCCGGTGTCGCGGCGGACCGGCGCACCTCGCGGCTGACCGGCGTGATCATCCTGTCGGTGATCGCGGCGATCGCACTCGCCGCCCTCACCTACACGAATCTGCGCGCCGAGGACGGCCTGCGCATCGCCCTGCACACCGAACACCTCGGTGACGGCATCAGTGCGGGCAGCCAGGTCCGCGTCGACGGCGTGACGGTCGGCGAGGTCGCCGAGGTCACCCCCGGCGAGCGTGGCACCCAGCAGATCGCGCTGCTGCTCGACACCGAGCGACTGGTCGGCATCGACGACAGTCTCGCGATCGACTACGCCCCGACCAACCTGTTCGGCATCGCCGAGATCGAATTGCGCCGTGGCGCGGGCGGTTCGCCCTTGCGTGAAGGCGCGGTCCTCGACCTCACCGGCCCGAACGGCGACCGGGTCTACGACGCGACGATGAGCGCCATCCTGCGCAGCCTCTCGCAGGTCGGCATGACGGTGACCAGCCCGCAGATGGCGACCGTGATCTCCCAGCTGGCCGCCGACTTCAAGGCCTTCACCCCGTTGGTCCAGGCGCTGATCACGGTCGCGCGGACCATCGCCGACAACCAGGACGTGATGCCCTCGGAGCTGTTCGGCAAGCTCGGCCCCGCCTTCGACGGCGGCGGCGAGTTCGCCAGCGCCACCATGAAGGTGATCGACCAGCTCAGCGACATCCGGGTGACCCAGGTCGACAAGGAGCGCTACGACATCGGCGTCGGGGTGATCGGCGGCTCCATCCTGCCGGCGCTCACCACCACCGTGAGCACCGCGGGCGGGCATTTCGCCGAGACCACCGACATGCTCGCGCCGATGCTGCTCGCGCTGGCGCAGATGTCGCCGAACCCGCACCGGACCGGCGCCGATCTCACCGCCCTGTTGCAGAACCTGCGCGGCGCGATGCCCGACGGCCCGGACGGACCTGTCCTCAATCTGGATGTCGAGCTCAGCGGTGTCCCCGGCATCGCGGTGCCGCTGTTCGGAAAGGCCGGTGGGCGATGA
- a CDS encoding MlaE family ABC transporter permease, protein MAASSYIPTSLHWLRKPARLGKRIVTAGESLGFVAVFVWQVLSSVPLTLRRYRDETLRAVTDMTWGRGSIIVGGGTVPMMIVLGLVMGASVGVESFASLDMLGMGPVTGVISAYATTRELAPIAAAIGFAAQAGCRITAEIGAMRISEEIDAIEALGLRSVPYVVTTRVIAGAIAIVPTFLIALILAYGACRGLLTMVYGQSAGVYDHYFFQFISGFDMIAAVIKVAVFGTVVILVHAYFGFFATGGPEGVGIASGRAVRASSVAIIAIDMVLTIMLWGFNSAISFTG, encoded by the coding sequence ATGGCTGCCTCGTCGTATATCCCCACCTCGCTGCACTGGCTGCGCAAGCCCGCTCGGCTCGGCAAACGGATCGTCACCGCCGGTGAATCGCTCGGCTTCGTCGCGGTGTTCGTCTGGCAGGTGCTGTCCTCGGTGCCGCTGACGCTGCGCCGCTACCGGGACGAGACGCTGCGCGCGGTGACCGACATGACCTGGGGTCGCGGGTCGATCATCGTCGGCGGCGGCACCGTCCCGATGATGATCGTGCTCGGCCTGGTGATGGGCGCCTCGGTGGGCGTGGAATCCTTCGCCTCCCTCGACATGCTCGGCATGGGCCCGGTCACCGGCGTGATCTCGGCCTACGCGACCACCCGGGAGCTGGCCCCGATCGCGGCGGCCATCGGCTTCGCCGCCCAGGCGGGCTGCCGGATCACCGCCGAGATCGGCGCGATGCGCATCTCCGAGGAGATCGACGCGATCGAGGCCCTCGGCCTGCGGTCGGTGCCCTACGTCGTCACCACCCGGGTGATCGCCGGCGCCATCGCCATCGTGCCGACCTTCCTGATCGCGCTGATCCTGGCGTACGGCGCCTGCCGCGGGCTGCTCACGATGGTCTACGGGCAGTCGGCCGGTGTGTACGACCACTACTTCTTCCAGTTCATCTCCGGCTTCGACATGATCGCCGCCGTGATCAAGGTGGCCGTATTCGGCACGGTGGTGATCCTGGTGCACGCCTACTTCGGGTTCTTCGCCACCGGCGGGCCCGAGGGCGTCGGCATCGCCTCCGGCCGCGCGGTGCGCGCCAGCTCGGTGGCCATCATCGCCATCGACATGGTCCTGACGATCATGCTCTGGGGCTTCAACTCGGCGATCAGTTTTACGGGGTGA
- a CDS encoding MlaE family ABC transporter permease, producing MSTDLHSAKPDSATQIVRENFTDTVVSSLRTFGRAVDLAQQSVGGSFSDIARRQFQWRETLVQAWRLITVTAIPAILMAIPFGVIVSVQVGNLIHSLGADSMLGATGGLGVIKQGAPIATGFLLGGAGAAAIAADLGARTIREEIDALNTMGINPVHRLVIPRLAAMLLVAPMLNVLIIFVGVLAGYAVAVGGQGVTPGSYWSTFGSFATAGDVWVSLLKALIFGFLVVIISCQRGLEAKGGPRGVADAVNAAVVLSVVSIAIVNLLASQISAMFLPTKLA from the coding sequence ATGTCTACCGATCTGCACTCCGCGAAGCCGGATTCCGCTACCCAGATCGTCCGCGAGAACTTTACCGACACAGTCGTGTCGTCGCTGCGGACCTTCGGGCGTGCGGTAGATCTCGCACAGCAATCGGTCGGCGGTTCGTTCTCCGACATCGCCCGCAGGCAGTTCCAGTGGCGGGAGACCCTCGTGCAGGCCTGGCGCCTGATCACGGTCACCGCCATTCCCGCGATCCTGATGGCGATCCCGTTCGGCGTGATCGTCTCGGTCCAGGTGGGCAACCTGATCCACAGCCTCGGCGCCGACTCCATGCTCGGCGCGACCGGCGGCCTCGGCGTGATCAAGCAGGGCGCGCCCATCGCCACCGGCTTCCTGCTCGGTGGCGCCGGAGCGGCGGCGATCGCGGCCGACCTCGGCGCGCGCACCATCCGCGAGGAGATCGACGCGCTCAACACCATGGGCATCAACCCGGTGCACCGCCTGGTCATCCCGCGCCTGGCCGCCATGCTGCTGGTCGCGCCGATGCTCAATGTGCTGATCATCTTCGTCGGCGTGCTGGCCGGTTACGCGGTCGCCGTCGGTGGCCAGGGCGTGACCCCGGGCAGCTACTGGTCGACGTTCGGTTCGTTCGCGACCGCCGGTGACGTGTGGGTCTCGCTGCTCAAGGCGCTGATCTTCGGGTTCCTGGTCGTGATCATCTCCTGCCAGCGCGGCCTCGAGGCCAAGGGCGGACCGCGCGGTGTCGCCGACGCGGTGAACGCGGCGGTGGTGCTCTCGGTGGTCTCGATCGCGATCGTGAACCTGCTGGCCAGCCAGATCAGCGCCATGTTCCTGCCGACGAAGTTGGCCTGA
- a CDS encoding calcium:cation antiporter: MIAALTTKWTLYVPILAALVLVLSWGRSVPGLIVALVSVALVGAVLAAVHHAEVVAHRVGEPYGSLVLAVAVTVIEVALIVTMMISGGDKAASLARDTVFAAVMITCNGIFGLVLLVGALRRRVAVFNAEGTGAALATVATLATLSLVLPTFTTSAPGPEFSSAQLAFAAVASLALYGLFVMVQTVRHPDDFLPVEDGGAVDDSDAHSHTPSDRVALISLGMLVLALVCVVGLAKVVSPALESAVASAGLPQSAVGVVIAMLVLLPETLAAVNSARRNQVQIGLNLALGSAMASIGLTIPVIAIATIWLSGPLVLGLGATQMVLLALTVVVSTLTIVPGRATLLHSGVHLALFAAFVFLAASP; this comes from the coding sequence ATGATTGCCGCGTTGACGACCAAATGGACCCTGTACGTGCCCATCCTCGCCGCGCTCGTACTCGTACTCAGCTGGGGTCGTTCGGTGCCGGGATTGATCGTGGCGCTGGTGAGTGTGGCACTGGTCGGCGCGGTGCTGGCGGCGGTCCATCACGCGGAGGTCGTGGCCCACCGGGTCGGCGAACCCTATGGCTCGCTGGTTCTCGCGGTGGCGGTGACCGTGATCGAGGTGGCGCTGATCGTCACGATGATGATCTCCGGCGGCGACAAGGCGGCCTCGCTCGCTCGCGACACCGTGTTCGCCGCGGTGATGATCACCTGCAACGGCATCTTCGGCTTGGTGCTGCTGGTCGGCGCGCTGCGCAGACGGGTGGCGGTGTTCAACGCGGAGGGCACGGGTGCGGCGCTGGCCACCGTCGCGACCCTGGCCACGCTGAGTCTGGTGTTGCCGACCTTCACCACCAGCGCGCCGGGCCCGGAGTTCTCGTCCGCCCAGCTCGCCTTCGCCGCGGTCGCCTCACTGGCGCTGTACGGACTGTTCGTGATGGTGCAGACGGTGCGCCACCCCGACGACTTCCTCCCGGTGGAGGACGGCGGCGCGGTCGACGACAGCGACGCCCACAGTCACACGCCGTCCGATCGGGTCGCGTTGATCAGCCTCGGGATGCTGGTGCTGGCCCTGGTGTGCGTGGTCGGCCTGGCCAAGGTGGTCTCGCCCGCGCTCGAATCGGCGGTGGCCTCGGCCGGATTGCCGCAGTCGGCGGTGGGTGTGGTGATCGCGATGCTGGTGCTGTTGCCCGAGACGCTCGCCGCGGTGAACTCCGCGCGCCGCAATCAGGTGCAGATCGGTCTGAATCTGGCGCTCGGCTCGGCGATGGCCAGCATCGGCCTCACTATTCCGGTGATCGCGATCGCGACCATCTGGTTGAGCGGACCGCTGGTGCTCGGTCTCGGCGCGACGCAGATGGTGCTCCTCGCGCTGACCGTCGTGGTGAGCACGCTGACGATCGTTCCCGGTCGCGCGACCCTGCTCCACAGTGGTGTTCACCTGGCGTTGTTCGCGGCATTCGTGTTCCTGGCCGCGAGCCCGTAG
- a CDS encoding phosphate signaling complex PhoU family protein, producing MRTQFTLELVALANDLTLMSRVAHDATERVTQALAGADLAATYEVFALDEQLQLMFAACESRTMALLALQAPVARDLRHVVTAIQVAGELSRIGRRTETAGQYVYRAHPSAVAPAPVIAELVSMGTLAAGCVARVSASVASGRFAAEDGADIEAMETLCKQLRTALTEADVSTEAAIDMALLGSQFQRCVDHAARIARLIRFLDTGIPPESGSLPD from the coding sequence GTGCGGACCCAGTTCACCCTCGAGCTCGTCGCTTTGGCCAACGATCTCACCCTGATGTCGCGCGTCGCCCATGACGCGACCGAGCGGGTCACCCAGGCGCTGGCCGGTGCCGACCTCGCCGCCACCTACGAGGTGTTCGCGCTCGACGAGCAGCTACAGCTGATGTTCGCCGCGTGCGAATCCCGCACCATGGCACTGCTCGCGTTGCAGGCGCCGGTGGCGCGCGATCTGCGTCACGTGGTGACCGCGATTCAGGTCGCCGGTGAGCTGTCGCGAATCGGCAGACGCACCGAAACCGCTGGGCAGTACGTCTATCGGGCACATCCGAGCGCGGTCGCGCCCGCACCGGTGATCGCCGAACTCGTGTCCATGGGCACGCTCGCGGCCGGGTGCGTGGCGCGGGTGAGCGCGTCGGTGGCGAGTGGGCGATTCGCCGCCGAGGACGGCGCCGACATCGAGGCGATGGAGACGCTGTGCAAGCAGTTGCGTACCGCGCTCACCGAAGCCGACGTGAGCACCGAGGCCGCGATCGATATGGCCTTGCTCGGCAGCCAGTTCCAGCGGTGCGTCGACCACGCCGCCCGCATCGCCCGCCTGATTCGCTTCCTGGACACCGGCATTCCCCCCGAATCGGGATCACTGCCCGACTGA
- a CDS encoding HNH endonuclease family protein, which produces MKWSSISGSPLGRALLALAAAAVIAVAVTLANSFLDKVSPTAPGPGSAGAATVSGKELGDLVATLVVAKEGPMTGYTREKFPHWDTNKPEHGFTGDLAQYTKCTSREVMMLRDANGKVTLDAKTCDLKVAAGGGWQDRYGFIDKKTGALGPYKFITDPAKVDAEHIVALAEAWRSGAADRDEDTRRRIANDSMNLVAADPSANRSKGDQDPANYLPPGNFRCAYVERYVKVKVKYALTVDTAEHTALRTAVDDCLRRGEFK; this is translated from the coding sequence ATGAAGTGGTCTTCGATCAGCGGTTCTCCCCTGGGTCGAGCCCTGCTCGCCCTAGCCGCGGCGGCGGTGATCGCCGTGGCGGTCACCCTCGCGAACTCGTTCCTGGACAAGGTGAGTCCGACAGCGCCCGGGCCCGGTTCCGCGGGTGCGGCGACGGTGTCGGGCAAGGAACTCGGCGATCTGGTGGCCACTCTCGTCGTCGCGAAGGAAGGCCCGATGACGGGCTACACGCGCGAGAAGTTCCCGCACTGGGACACCAACAAGCCCGAGCACGGCTTCACCGGCGACCTGGCCCAGTACACCAAATGCACCAGCCGCGAGGTGATGATGCTGCGCGACGCCAACGGCAAGGTCACCCTCGACGCCAAGACCTGCGATCTGAAGGTGGCGGCCGGCGGCGGCTGGCAGGACCGCTACGGCTTCATCGACAAGAAGACCGGCGCACTCGGGCCGTACAAGTTCATCACCGACCCGGCCAAGGTCGACGCCGAACACATTGTGGCCCTTGCCGAAGCGTGGCGATCCGGCGCCGCCGACCGCGACGAGGACACCCGCCGCCGCATCGCCAACGACTCGATGAACCTGGTCGCCGCCGACCCCTCGGCCAACCGTTCCAAGGGCGATCAGGACCCCGCGAACTACTTGCCGCCCGGCAACTTCCGGTGTGCCTATGTGGAGCGCTACGTCAAGGTGAAGGTAAAATACGCCTTGACCGTTGATACCGCCGAGCACACCGCGTTGCGCACCGCAGTCGATGACTGCCTACGCCGAGGAGAGTTCAAATAA
- a CDS encoding phosphatase PAP2 family protein, which yields MPTAYRQPLPTDVAWSALCRRTPRVFALIATAAVLITALTWEVTSGISRMDTAVLDWMIAHRGEPLTSIATVITDLGSTLSMTILASFTVGVFALRRNLPIATLVAVTSLGAGVLVWVIKRLVGRQRPPEASRLVFEPSLSYPSGHTLGSTVVVGIVALVLIPRLRRHWVRVIATVFAVLFPLAVGLSRIYLGVHWTTDVLAGWIIGLLWLVLCLTAFTRVRRPQSTAITTLPNEAPERR from the coding sequence ATGCCGACTGCCTATCGACAACCACTACCCACCGACGTCGCCTGGTCCGCGCTGTGCCGTCGGACTCCGCGCGTGTTCGCGCTCATCGCGACGGCGGCGGTGCTGATCACCGCCCTCACCTGGGAGGTCACCAGCGGCATCAGCCGGATGGACACCGCGGTGCTCGACTGGATGATCGCGCACCGCGGCGAACCGCTCACCAGCATCGCCACGGTGATCACCGACCTCGGCAGCACACTGTCGATGACGATTCTGGCGTCGTTCACCGTCGGCGTCTTCGCGCTGCGGCGCAACCTGCCGATCGCCACCCTGGTCGCCGTCACGTCGCTGGGTGCGGGCGTGCTGGTGTGGGTGATCAAACGTCTCGTCGGCCGCCAACGGCCGCCCGAGGCGTCGCGGCTGGTCTTCGAGCCCAGCCTGTCCTATCCGTCGGGACACACGCTCGGATCCACGGTGGTCGTCGGGATCGTGGCGCTCGTGCTGATCCCGCGACTGCGCAGGCACTGGGTTCGGGTGATCGCCACCGTGTTCGCGGTCCTCTTTCCCCTCGCCGTCGGGTTGTCGCGCATCTATCTGGGGGTCCACTGGACCACCGATGTGCTCGCAGGCTGGATCATCGGGCTGCTGTGGCTGGTCTTGTGTCTCACCGCGTTCACTCGCGTGCGGCGCCCTCAATCCACCGCGATCACCACCTTGCCGAACGAGGCGCCCGAACGCAGGTAG